A region of the Dyadobacter sp. CECT 9275 genome:
GTTTCTTCGGTAAACTGTGCTTTCAGGCGTTTTGGCCGATCGATGGTCACTTTGTAATAACCAAAATCGGCATGTTTCAAAAACCTGTGAAGCAATACCATCATCGCCTTGGCGTTTCGATTGCTTCCAAGCTGGTGTACACCTGCACAATCTCTTTGATGTGCTCAGGAGCAAATTCACAGTTTTTGTTACCAGGTTTTTGCGAAGCTTGCGGTAAAGCTGTCCGGCGTCAATAAGCTGCACTTTTTCCCTGGCGGTGCGGTGCTTTGTTATTGCTTAAAATCCAGATGTAAGTCGTAATGCCGGTATTTGTAAACAAGTTATTGGGCAACTGCACAAGTCGCTTCCAGCCAATCATTTTCAATAATATAACGGCGGATATTGCTCTCCCCCGCCACCAGCATCACCCGTAAACAAGCTCGACCATTGTGTACAGACGCAATGCGCGAGCCAGTTACGCTTTTCTCTTTCGATTTCATTTTAGAAACCATTTCCATCAGTGAAAAGCAGCTGGCCGTCCGACGAACGCGGCGTAGCATCCGCATCATCCTCCACGCCCCAGTAATCTTTCAGTTTGATCTGGGAAACGCGGATCAATAATATCTTTTCCATCCTTGATATACTTCTGTTCACTCGCCCAGGATTTCCCATAAGGCGGGTTTGGACAGCATAAAATCAAAACTCGTTCCGGCAAATTCATCCGTAGAAAGCGTAGAGCCCACCCGGATATTCTCCGGATTGTTGCCCTTGAATCAATCATATCCGACTTACAGATTGCATACGTTTTCGTCGTTGATTTCCTTGCCATACAGATACACAATCACCTTTTGCGGCGGATCTCGCCCTCTTCATCTTTGATAAAATTCGAGATTCCGTGAGCATACCACCACTTCCACAAGCAGGATCGTAGATCGTCATCACTGGCGAGCAGCTTATCTTTGATCGGATCAAAAAATAATATGCGTCATCAGGTCAATCACTTCACGCGGCGTAAAGTGCTCCCCGGCTTCCTCATTATTATCCTCGTTGAATTTCCGGATCAGCTCTTCAAAATACATAACCCATTCCTAAATTGGAAGCGGCTGTAGCTTGCGACCATCCGGGTCCACCTTTTCAAAAGGCGTCAGGTTGATGTAAGAAGAAGTAAATTTTTCCAGTACGTTCAGCAGCACGTCCTTACTGGCCATGTGCCGCACCTGACTTTTCAGCTTAAACT
Encoded here:
- a CDS encoding N-6 DNA methylase, translating into MYFEELIRKFNEDNNEEAGEHFTPREVIDLMTHIIF
- a CDS encoding N-6 DNA methylase, coding for MIGWKRLVQLPNNLFTNTGITTYIWILSNNKAPHRQGKSAAY